From the bacterium genome, the window GACTACGCGGGGCTCGGAACCGATGGCGTGCAGGGCTACGGAAACGTCGTGGATACGACGCACTCGATGCTCGATGCGGCGCGCGCCGCGATTCGCGCGCTGACAATGGGCTCGCTTTCCGGCGAGGTCATCGCCATCGGCCACAGCCAGGGCGGGGGAGCGGCGCTGGGAACGCAGGTGCTCGGCGCCGCGGACGGCGCGCCGGATCTTTCGATCGTGAAGGTCGTGTCGTTCGCGGGCGGGTGGTCAAGCGGCAACGAGATCGAAAGCTTCCGCTTGCCGAACTTCCCCATTTCCGGCGGCGCCGGCGTCAACCGGGCGGTCGCCGCGCTCGCGCTCTACGCGAACTTCGCCAACCTCTTCGGCGAGGCGTCCGCGCGCGAGGGAATCCACCCCGACGTGCGCACGTATATCGGAGACGCCATCGACACCGAATGCGTTTTTCAACTGACGCTCACGCTGCAAACGCCGGCGGTCGGCTACGATCCGCCGGCGGTCACCGGCGAACTGATCGATCCGACGTTCCGCGCGGAGGTCGCCGACTGCCTGGCCGGCGAAGCATGCACCGCCCGCGCGGATGCCTACGTCTCGCGCGCGGCGGGAAACGATCGGCCCTTCGATCCCGGCGGCGCGCCCATTCTCGTCGTCGCCGGCTCGGCGGACGAGCAGCAGACACCGCGATCCCAGGCGTGTCTGCGCGAGATGATCGAGTCGGACGGCGCCGATCTCACCGCCTGCATGATCGAAGGGGCGACGCACTTCGACATCGTCGCGCGAGGCGCGGCTTACGCCGTCGGTTGGGCGCTGGGCGCGCCGATCCCTTGTCCGGACGAAGCCGCGTTTCCGTCGTGTATTTGATAACTTACGCGCCGCGTGGATTGCGTTCGAACGGCGGCCGCATAATTGGACGAATAATGCAATTCGCGCCGAATTGGTTCTTGCATTGAAGGGAAAGATTGGCTAGAGTTGGATGTTCTTCGAGAAGAGAACCACAACCAGGAGGATCGATTCCATGAGCAAGCGTATGATGTCCGGTGCCGTTTTGCTTGTCGCCGCGGCCGCCATGGTGGCCATGTCCTTTGCGTTCGTCGCGATCAGCAAGGCCTCGAATGACGAGGTGACGCAGGTTGCTTCGCAGTACTTCGACCGCTCCGACCTCATGGGCGGCAGCGTCGGATTCCACGAAGGTCACCGCACCTTCCGCTTTCAGGGGATCGACAAGAGCGCGCTGAAGCTCCGCGCGAACCAGCGCGTCGAGCGCAACCTGAACATCGTCAAGTAAGATACCGATCGCTAAGCGAAAGCCCGGCGCGAAAGCGCCGGGCTTTTTTTCGATTTTGTTTATCCGCAGATTACGCCGATTACGCAGATGGCATGAATTTCCCGTCGGTGTTTCAGGGCTCGCCGAAGTTTTGAGCCGACTCCGGAAGCGATGGCCGGGTTCTCGCGAAGCGAGACCGGTTCGAGAAATCCGCATCCCAAAATCGAGTGCACCTCCATCGCCGCGCCAATGATGGCGTAGGTTCTCGGGTCGCGTTTCGTCCTGTCGAGTTCGTAAGTCGGCATGGGCGCTAATTCGTCCGGTTTTGTTTGTCCGCAGATTACGCAGATTTCGCAGATGGGAAAACGCACGACGGCGTTCGTCAAACATCGAGCGACGGCAGTGTCATGCTGGTCGAGAAAGTCACTGCCGTCGCGTGGGGTCAATTCCGGCAAGAACAAATACTTGAATCTGCGTAATCTGCGAAATCTGCGGATAGACCCCTGCGCGTCCCCTACGCGCTCACCCCGTACAGCGCGCCGTATTTCTCGGCGACATACGCCATGAAATCGTCCGGCGACGGCGGGCGGCCGGTGACATGCTCGATGAGGTCCGCGGGCAGGTAGCGGCGGCCGTGCGTGTGCACGTTTTCGCGCAGCCAGGCCAGCAGCGGGGCGAACCGGCCTTCGGCGAAACCTTCATCGATTCCCGGCACATCGGTGCGCGCTTTCGCGTAGAGTTGCGCCGCGTTCAGGCTGCCGAGAAGGTAGCTTGGAAAATATCCGAACATGCCGAGCGACCAGTGCACGTCCTGAAGGCATCCGAGCGCGTCGTTTTGCGGCGTCACGCCGAGAAACTCCTGCATCTTCGCGTTCCACGCGGCGGGAAGATCCTTCACCGCGAGCTTGCCGGAAAGCAGATCGCGCTCGATCTCGAAGCGCAAAATGATGTGCAGGCCGTAGGTGACCTCGTCGGCCTCGACGCGGATGAGCGAGGGCTCCACGCGGTTGACCGCGAAGTAGAGATCGTCGAGCGACACGCCCGCAAGCTGCTCCTTGTATTCGGCGCGCAGCGTCGGCTCCATGAACGCGAGGAAGGCGCGCGAGCGGCCGACGACGTTCTCCCACAGGCGCGACTGCGACTCGTGGATCGACATCGACGAGCTTTCGCCAAGCGGCGTGCCCTCGTGCTCGCGAGCGAGGTTCTGCTCATACAGCCCGTGGCCCGCCTCGTGGATGACGCCGTACAGCGACGCGAACGGCTGGTCCTCGTAATAACGCGTCGTCAGGCGCACGTCGCCGCCGGTGCCGCTGCAAAACGGATGCGCGGAGATATCGAGGCGCCCGGCTTCCGGGTCAAAGCCGATCGCGGTCATCGCAAATTTCGCAAGGCGCGTTTGCGACGCGACCGGGAATCGTTGCGACAGAAAATCGATGCGCGGCGCCCGCCCCGAATCGGCGAACTTGCGCACCCACGGAACGAGCTTCGCGCGCAGGCCCGCGAGCACCTCGCCGGTCGATTCCGCCGTCGCGCCCGGCTCGTAGTCGTCGAGCATCGCGTCGTAGGGCTCGTTCGGATACCCCCAGTGGCCGGCGATGCGCTTTTTGATCGAGACGATCTTCTCGAGCCAGTCGGCGAAGACCGAAAAGTCCGACTCGTGCCGCGCGCGAATCCAGTCCTGGTGCGCGAGCGAACAGGTGCGCGATTCTTCCTCGACGAGTTCGGCGGGCAGTTTGGTCATGCGCTCGAAGGCGCGCCGCGTCTCGCGCAGCACGGCCTTTTCGTCGGGCGACAACTCGTCCTCGTGTTCGGTCAATCGCGCGATCCACGCGCCGCGTTTTTCGGCCGTGTTGCGCCGGTGGACGATGCCCGCCAACAGCGCAAGCTGCCGCGATTTGGCTTCCACGCCCTTGGCCGGCATGTACGTCTCCTGGTCCCAGCCCAGAAGTCCCATGATGCGCCCGAGGTCCGAAATCTGCCGCGAGTCGTCGAGCAGGGCTTTGTACGTCGCCCGAAGATCCTCCGCCATCGCTTGCCTCCCTACCGCTGATTTTATTCGAGGGCCGTTTGCGCGAACGCGCTCCCTATTTAGCGCATTCGCGCCCCACAAGAAACGACGTGTATTTGATCCGCGGACGGTTCCTCAAAATTGGCGTTCGTCTGTAATATCGCGCCGTGGCGAATCGCCCTCTTCCCAAACAGGTCAAATCGCTCGGGCTCGTCAGCTTTTTCAACGACGCCGCGAGCGAGATGATTCTTCCGCTGCTGCCCGCGTTCGTGACCGGCACGCTCGGGCTCGGTCCGCACGTGCTCGGCATCATGGAAGGCTTCGCGGAGACGGTCGCGTCGTTGCTCAAGTACGCATCGGGCCGGTGGTCGGATCGCGTGCGTCGCCGGAAGCCGCTCGCGGTCGCCGGTTATCTGCTTTCCAACATCGTGCGCCCCGCGATGGGTCTCGCGCAGGCCGGTTGGCACGTCGTGGCGCTTCGTTCGACCGACCGCGCCGGAAAGGGCGTGCGCAGCGCGCCGCGAGACGCGCTGCTGGCCGCCTCGGTCGACACGCGCGACCGCGGGCGCGCGTTCGGGTTTCATCGCGCGATGGACCACGCCGGCGCGGTCGTGGGTCCGGCGCTCGCGTTCGTGTTGCTCTCCGTGTTCGCGTTCGATGTCCGCACCGTGTTTTTCCTCTCGGCGATTCCCGGCGCGATCGCCGTGTTGTTCATTGCGTTTCGCGTACGCGAGAAACGGGCGGCTAACGCGGCGCCCGAAGCGGACGCGAAAATCGCGGGCGATTCGAACGCGCATTCAAATTCCGCGACCCCGGATGGTTCTTCCGACGATTTCGACCGCCGCCGCTTCGGCGTGTTTCTCGCCGCGATGGTGCTATTCACGCTCGGCAACTCGACGGACGTTTTTCTCTTGCTGCACGCGCAGGAACTCGGCGTGCCGGTGGCTTACGCGCCGGTTTTGTGGATCGTTTTGCATCTGTCGAAGACGGCGTTTGCCACGCCGGGCGGCACGCTTTCCGATCGTATCGGGCGACGCAAGGCGATCCTTGCCGGCTGGGGCGTTTACGCGATTGCGTACGCCGGTTTCGCCGCCGCGAACGCGGCCTGGCAGATGTGGCCGCTTTTTATTTTCTACGGCCTGTTCTACGGGCTGACCGAAGGGCCGGAGCGCGCGATGGCCGCGGATCTCGTTCCTTCGCGGCGGCACGGCCTGGGATTCGGGCTCTACCACCTGTCCGTCGGCGTTGCCGCGCTGCCGGCGTCCGTCGTGGCGGGTTACCTCTGGAAGGCGTATGGCGCACCCGCCGCCCTTG encodes:
- a CDS encoding alpha/beta fold hydrolase gives rise to the protein MSIRSIIVAAIAFSFLAVPACSCGGVDDEGDGDPAGGDADDDDATVDDDDHAGDDSGDDSDDDTDDDEDDDTDDDPAPPPDVAIACVDDKEDVYLTPNAGALAAMERGDPIRCAADGEMTREDVESRLANVPGIDVTSGYASYVISYRTDRDPGEAGIGTARLFVPTEPAAGPLPVAVAAHGTAGLADRCAPSKYPVLEAELLLPFVAAGYPVIAPDYAGLGTDGVQGYGNVVDTTHSMLDAARAAIRALTMGSLSGEVIAIGHSQGGGAALGTQVLGAADGAPDLSIVKVVSFAGGWSSGNEIESFRLPNFPISGGAGVNRAVAALALYANFANLFGEASAREGIHPDVRTYIGDAIDTECVFQLTLTLQTPAVGYDPPAVTGELIDPTFRAEVADCLAGEACTARADAYVSRAAGNDRPFDPGGAPILVVAGSADEQQTPRSQACLREMIESDGADLTACMIEGATHFDIVARGAAYAVGWALGAPIPCPDEAAFPSCI
- a CDS encoding carboxypeptidase M32; the encoded protein is MAEDLRATYKALLDDSRQISDLGRIMGLLGWDQETYMPAKGVEAKSRQLALLAGIVHRRNTAEKRGAWIARLTEHEDELSPDEKAVLRETRRAFERMTKLPAELVEEESRTCSLAHQDWIRARHESDFSVFADWLEKIVSIKKRIAGHWGYPNEPYDAMLDDYEPGATAESTGEVLAGLRAKLVPWVRKFADSGRAPRIDFLSQRFPVASQTRLAKFAMTAIGFDPEAGRLDISAHPFCSGTGGDVRLTTRYYEDQPFASLYGVIHEAGHGLYEQNLAREHEGTPLGESSSMSIHESQSRLWENVVGRSRAFLAFMEPTLRAEYKEQLAGVSLDDLYFAVNRVEPSLIRVEADEVTYGLHIILRFEIERDLLSGKLAVKDLPAAWNAKMQEFLGVTPQNDALGCLQDVHWSLGMFGYFPSYLLGSLNAAQLYAKARTDVPGIDEGFAEGRFAPLLAWLRENVHTHGRRYLPADLIEHVTGRPPSPDDFMAYVAEKYGALYGVSA
- a CDS encoding MFS transporter, which codes for MILPLLPAFVTGTLGLGPHVLGIMEGFAETVASLLKYASGRWSDRVRRRKPLAVAGYLLSNIVRPAMGLAQAGWHVVALRSTDRAGKGVRSAPRDALLAASVDTRDRGRAFGFHRAMDHAGAVVGPALAFVLLSVFAFDVRTVFFLSAIPGAIAVLFIAFRVREKRAANAAPEADAKIAGDSNAHSNSATPDGSSDDFDRRRFGVFLAAMVLFTLGNSTDVFLLLHAQELGVPVAYAPVLWIVLHLSKTAFATPGGTLSDRIGRRKAILAGWGVYAIAYAGFAAANAAWQMWPLFIFYGLFYGLTEGPERAMAADLVPSRRHGLGFGLYHLSVGVAALPASVVAGYLWKAYGAPAALGLGATFAIIAALVLALGLKEARPAQAA